The Fodinibius saliphilus genomic interval AGTCATCTTCCATTGTATTCCACTGAATTTGTTCGGGTGTTGCCTCATTGGTAAATATTTCAGCCTCATCATCTTTTGAAAATAGAAACAGCTCATCGACTTTCAATTCTTCTCCTAAAAAAGAAATCAGTCTTGGTAGTTCAACGACAGTGGAACTTTCTGTTTCAATATTATAAACAAGTGTTGAAAGTAATAATACCGATTGTTCGGGTAGGGAATTTAAAAAGGAATGATCCAGTGAAAGCTTATCCTCTTTCAGAGTTATCATCTTTCGTTGACTGGGATTTATCCCTACCGTTGAGACGCCTTGGTCGGCAAAAAGGGCAACCAGCCTATTATTGAGATCTTTGACACTACGAACTTTGGCTTCTTTGCTCATAACGCCTGTTTGAATAATACGCTGAGTATATTCACTGTCGCCGTGTACAATAATAGAGCGCAGTTTTTTTTCACCCTGTTGTTGGGATAGGGAACGGGCCAATGAGGTTAGAAAAACACCGTTGTCAAGGTGATCGTAATCAAGTGCTGCGAGATACTGCATGAAAATATAGAGTTAAAGAAAGTTATCGATTGCTAAGTGTTGATGATCGAAAGCTATGTGGCAAAAGATCTTGCCCGAAATGAACTGATTTTGAGTTATCGGCATGATGAAGATAGACCTGTTTTTGAGGCATGTGCTCTATAATTACCTGTCGACATGATCCGCAGGGACTGCTAAATTCACCGTCTCGTGTGTGGATGTGGAGTCGGTTAAGGTTCTGAGCCCCATAGGAAAGCGCTTTGCCTATAGCAACGCGTTCGGCACACAATCCCATACTCCAACTACTGCATTCGATGTTAACTCCGCTAAAAAAGCCTATTTCCGTTTCCAAGATTGCTGCTACCGGGAAGTCCGATTCGCCCACCACTGCTTTAGCCAGAAGTTTTTGTAACGTTTTTTCTATGGGTGTATGCTCTTGGAGCACTATATTTGGAAAGCGGACATCAGTCCATTTGTTTTGTTCTTGGGTAGTAACAGCAACATCGAATTCTTCTTCCCAGAAAGAAAGCAGTGTCTTCTCAGTATTTGGAGCCCACACTTTCTCGGGCGTCTCGCCTTCACTGATACAGCAAAACAGGGCATTTTGTATTGCACTGATACTTAGGGGATACGATATATTTTCTATACGGCATCCCGGGTAATAACGGCCAGTTGTACTTTTGGCAACAGCAATATTCGGGTTGTCAGAGTAAGGAACGTACGAATGTGCAGTTAGATCAGAAATATTCATTATTCAATAATTGATGATACTACCGCGTCGGCTACACGGGCTCTGATTTCGCTAATGTTTTTGCCAAATGAGCGGTGCGGATAGGTACGATTTGTTAAGATGATGATGGCCAAATTTCTTTCGGGATCAATCCAGTAACTGGTTCCGGTAAAGCCGGTATGGCCAAACGTTTTATCACTGGTCAGCGATCCTGCTGTACTAAAACCGTTGCTTTTGCGATCGAACCCATACCCGCGATTCAAATGGGATGATTGTCGGCTTGTATATGTGTTAATGGTCTCAGATTTTAGATACTCTTTTCCTGCATATGAGCCCCCATTGAGTAACATCTGGCAATATATTGCTAGGTCACTGGCCGTGGAAAAGAGCCCGGCATGTCCGGCAACACCTTCCAGGTAATAAGCACGTTCATCATGCACTTCACCCTTCATTGTCTTCATACGATAGGTCGTATCGATTTCTGTGGGTGGAATTCGTTTATTGACCCAATGGTTGTATCGTTTGGGATTAAAGAAGGTGCTGTTCATCCCTAAGGGATAATAGAGTTTCTTTTGCACATATTTATTGAGTGGCATCCCTGTTACTTCTTCAACGATCTCTCCGAGCAGGATAAAACCGAGATCGCTATACTCATATTTGGTACCCGTATTATAAACAAGGGGTTCATTCTTAACGGCTTCGATAATTCTTGATTCTGATTTTAAAGAATCAATATAAACCCGAAAGGCGGGCAAGCCTGAATTATGGAGCAGTAAGTTTCGAATTGTAATATTTTTTTTCTGACCTTTTGTAAACTCCGGAATGTAATTTCCAACCTTGTCATCAATAGAAATAATGCCTTCTTCCACCAACTTCATAATAGCCGGTGTTGTTGCTGTCACTTTCGTTAGCGAGGCCAGGTCATAAATCGCATCTTCTTTGACAGGAGTTAGTTTCTTGTAAGTTTGGTAGCCAAAACCTTCCTGGTAGGCAATAACTCCATTCTTAACAACAGTAATCACACCGCCGGGAAAGGTCGAGTCGAATATAGCCTCATTCATTATCGTTTCCAGTTGTTGTAGAGAATCTCGGGATAGCTCCACTACTTCCGGAGCATCTGCTCGCAGGGTCGTTTGGGGCAGGGTGAGGCCGTGGTTGATTTCATACATACCTGGTATTTTAATGGGTAATCGTCCATTGATCTCAGAACCTCCAAAAAGTGCAGGTACCGCACTTTTAACCTGTCCTCTATTTGCTGACCATGCCATAAGTTGTGCATCTGTTTCGGGCAAGTCTTGTACGATATAGGGATTGCCAAAGGCAACAAGTACTGATGGCGTATCTTTATAAAGTTTCTTTAAAAAAGTGAGATGCTCTTTACTTAGCTGTACCTTTTCTGCCGAGCGTACATAAATAAATGACCCTATAATCAGCAGGTCGGCTTCTTTGGCATCTTGCAGCATCTCCGACATTTCGGCTTCACTGGTTCTTTTATCAAGCACATGAGAGCTAACATCTGGATGGTAATCTTTGATTTGCGAAACCAAGCCGTCGCCGGCACTTCCTGATTCATCGTCAGCTACAGATACGACCGTTACTTTTGGATATTTGGCTGCCCTGAGTGGTAAAATATCGTTCTTATTTTTAAGCAATGTGAGTGATTTTCGACTGATTTCTTCAGCAATGAGTTCATGATCACGGTTACTTATTTTACTGCTAAGGCTATTGATATCGATCTGTCTTTTTTCAAATAGGCCATGCTTTTTCTTCCAGCGCAGTAGTTTTCGAACAGATCTATCAATGCGAGACTCTTGTAACTTCCCTTTATGGACGGCAGTTTTAACTTCATTAATGGCTGTTAGTTCATCTGGACTTAGCAGCATCATATCTACACCAGCATTGAGAGCTTTAATGACAGCTTCTCCGGGAGAGAAATGACTGGCTATCCCCTTCATCTCAAGACCATCGGTGACAACCATACCC includes:
- a CDS encoding cytidine deaminase; amino-acid sequence: MNISDLTAHSYVPYSDNPNIAVAKSTTGRYYPGCRIENISYPLSISAIQNALFCCISEGETPEKVWAPNTEKTLLSFWEEEFDVAVTTQEQNKWTDVRFPNIVLQEHTPIEKTLQKLLAKAVVGESDFPVAAILETEIGFFSGVNIECSSWSMGLCAERVAIGKALSYGAQNLNRLHIHTRDGEFSSPCGSCRQVIIEHMPQKQVYLHHADNSKSVHFGQDLLPHSFRSSTLSNR
- a CDS encoding glycoside hydrolase family 3 N-terminal domain-containing protein yields the protein MSCISKKQQHLYNTIIILIVAFLSTQSCSHSQQTTAKTDRKSSVEQPSVLTNINSFKKSDTTEIPSRNILSANNIKVDSLLQTLSLEEKIGQLFFVRAYGYFKNDDDASYKRLIRQIRDHHIGGVIFFNGDIYGQTILTNKLQRRSKIPLWITQDMEYGAAMRVDGATRFPPAMAVAATQNTDYAYWMGKVTAQEAKALGVNQIFAPVLDVNNNPNNPVINVRSFSGDPDTVAKYGDRFVQGVQSEGIVSTAKHFPGHGDTDTDSHLSLPVITSDFARLDSVELLPFRSAVGEGINSIMSAHISFPNVSTQKNLPATMDSTVLNQILIDSLRFRGMVVTDGLEMKGIASHFSPGEAVIKALNAGVDMMLLSPDELTAINEVKTAVHKGKLQESRIDRSVRKLLRWKKKHGLFEKRQIDINSLSSKISNRDHELIAEEISRKSLTLLKNKNDILPLRAAKYPKVTVVSVADDESGSAGDGLVSQIKDYHPDVSSHVLDKRTSEAEMSEMLQDAKEADLLIIGSFIYVRSAEKVQLSKEHLTFLKKLYKDTPSVLVAFGNPYIVQDLPETDAQLMAWSANRGQVKSAVPALFGGSEINGRLPIKIPGMYEINHGLTLPQTTLRADAPEVVELSRDSLQQLETIMNEAIFDSTFPGGVITVVKNGVIAYQEGFGYQTYKKLTPVKEDAIYDLASLTKVTATTPAIMKLVEEGIISIDDKVGNYIPEFTKGQKKNITIRNLLLHNSGLPAFRVYIDSLKSESRIIEAVKNEPLVYNTGTKYEYSDLGFILLGEIVEEVTGMPLNKYVQKKLYYPLGMNSTFFNPKRYNHWVNKRIPPTEIDTTYRMKTMKGEVHDERAYYLEGVAGHAGLFSTASDLAIYCQMLLNGGSYAGKEYLKSETINTYTSRQSSHLNRGYGFDRKSNGFSTAGSLTSDKTFGHTGFTGTSYWIDPERNLAIIILTNRTYPHRSFGKNISEIRARVADAVVSSIIE